One segment of Triticum aestivum cultivar Chinese Spring chromosome 2A, IWGSC CS RefSeq v2.1, whole genome shotgun sequence DNA contains the following:
- the LOC123190082 gene encoding aquaporin PIP1-3/PIP1-4: MEGKEEDVRLGANKYSERQPIGTAAQGSEDKDYKEPPPAPLFEPGELKSWSFYRAGIAEFMATFLFLYVTILTVMGYSGATSKCASVGIQGIAWSFGGMIFALVYCTAGISGGHINPAVTFGLFLARKLSLTRAVFYIIMQCLGAICGAGVVKGFQQGLYMGNGGGANVVAPGYTKGSGLGAEIIGTFVLVYTVFSATDAKRNARDSHVPILAPLPIGFAVFLVHLATIPITGTGINPARSLGAAIIYNREHAWSDHWIFWVGPFIGAALAAVYHQVVIRAIPFKTKS, translated from the exons ATGGAGGGCAAGGAGGAGGACGTGCGGCTCGGGGCGAACAAGTACTCGGAGCGGCAGCCCATCGGCACGGCGGCGCAGGGGTCCGAGGACAAGGACTACAAGGAGCCCCCGCCGGCGCCGCTGTTCGAGCCCGGCGAGCTCAAGTCCTGGTCCTTCTACCGCGCCGGCATCGCCGAGTTCATGGCCACCTTCCTCTTCCTCTACGTCACCATCCTCACCGTGATGGGCTACAGCGGCGCCACCTCCAAGTGCGCCAGCGTCGGCATCCAGGGCATCGCCTGGTCCTTCGGCGGCATGATCTTCGCCCTCGTCTACTGCACCGCCGGCATCTCCG GCGGGCACATCAACCCGGCGGTGACCTTCGGGCTGTTCCTGGCGAGGAAGCTGTCGCTGACCCGGGCGGTGTTCTACATCATCATGCAGTGCCTGGGCGCCATCTGCGGCGCCGGCGTGGTGAAGGGGTTCCAGCAGGGCCTGTACatgggcaacggcggcggcgccaACGTGGTGGCGCCCGGCTACACCAAGGGCTCCGGCCTCGGCGCCGAGATCATCGGCACCTTCGTCCTCGTCTACACCGTCTTCTCCGCCACCGACGCCAAGAGGAACGCCAGGGACTCCCACGTTCCC ATCCTCGCCCCGCTGCCCATCGGGTTCGCCGTGTTCCTGGTGCACCTGGCCACCATCCCCATCACCGGCACCGGCATCAACCCGGCGAGGAGCCTCGGCGCGGCCATCATCTACAACAGGGAGCACGCCTGGTCAGACCAC TGGATCTTCTGGGTCGGCCCCTTCATCGGCGCCGCGCTGGCTGCCGTCTACCACCAGGTGGTCATCAGAGCGATCCCGTTCAAGACCAAGTCCTAA